The genomic DNA TTGTTGTCAATGGTGGAGTGAAAATCTCCTTGTAGTAACTTGGCTGGGGAAGTAACTGTATACTGTTTCCCCAGCCCTTTTTTTATTAACACCTGTTTTTATTTGGTTGAACCATAGAATGCAACGGCGGTCAAATAGAAATATTAAAAGCCGACTCCCAAAAAGCAACAACGGGGAAGTGAAACGAGTGTATCTTTCCCCGTTGCAGTACGACTACCTCCTCTTGCCATTTTTGTTGTTATCTTCCCCAACCTCCCTATTACGTCCAAAAAATGATCGAAACTGCTGCATTACTCCCTGGTGAGCATTTTGGGTATTTTGATTGCCTCCATCATTGTTTTGAGCCGCAATTGGCTGCTGTCCGTTAGCGGGCGTATTAGGACCAGCTGTATGATTTGACTGCGCATATTTTTGCTGGCGTTCATTTGTACTTAGTACAACCGGCCTGGAAAGATTTTTCCTTTCCGGCTGTACTTTTAAAAAAGGTACCGGACTTAGGACTTTTCCATCCATATTCTTAATCTTCAATCCCTCAGGGGGATTAGCAGAAACTAATAATTCCGATACACCTGATGCATTACGAAATTGTACAATAACCTCACTACCTTTCCTGATATGGTAAGCCAGCCTATTTACGTACTGGTCATCATCCATATTCAGGAAGTTAAATCCCTTTAGTTTAGATTCAACATTACGCAGGCCCCCAACGAATTCTATTCCCAAACTACCATCGGGTTGCTCCTTCATTCTCAGCCATGTATCGAATTTTGAAGGGACGCGCTTCAGGTCCTGACGGTCTTTCAAGTTATTCCCTTCGACAATATTGCCTTCGGAATCCACATAGTCGTACCGCTTTAACGTTTTGTACACAGCCCTTCTCTCTTCGTTCCTGTTCCCATCCTCAAGGAGGTTATACATTTCCAGGGTGGTCAACTTAAAGTAATCACTAAATTCAAACGACTTATTATGATCGGCATCAATTTTCGCCTGACGCTCTAGTGTGGCCTTATCCATTTGAATATCCACGTCAGGACCATATTTCACCATCAGTCGGTTGAAAATCTCCGGTTTTTCCTGCTGAACGATTAATAAGTCCTTGGTGATTTCACTTTGATAAGCGGCAAAAGCAATATTGTATTCATGGCTATTTTCAGGTGTTACAAAATCTTGACTGGGTGGGTTTGCCAGACGGGCTTCCAGATCCGCAGTATTGAGGTCACCAATTTTCTCATGATGAATATCGATTTCCTTACTTACCATAGCCAGCGCCCTATTATAGTAGTAGGTATCATCTATCAAGTTAAAGGTGGCCTCAATACTTATTATTGTAGGGCTATCGTCAAATCCGGCCATCCCGAAAGTCTTAATTTCTGGTCTTCGGGTAGCCATTTGCTCCTGCAATGTATCCAAAACTGTTTCAGGTAATTGCCTGATACGAACTGTATCTGTTAATACCGCAAAATTCTGACCTACGTTGTTTTCAAAATCATTCTGCACATTATCCATAACTCAAAAATTAAAATGTAAAAATTATTTCAAAGTCCGCATTCCGCCGGTTGTAGTTTTAATCTCTCTGTCCCGGTGAAAAGACTTTCTTTCCACTGGAACAGCCACTTTTGTTTCAGGTTCATTGTTTAAGACAGGTGAATTCTCAGGTTCTTGCTTAGGAGCAACGAAGGGCTGGGGAAAGGGCGTGGCAATGGGATTCGTATTAAGCACTGCAACATTTTCAGACTGTTTAGGTGGTTGCAATTGGTCTGCTTTCACTTGTGGCGATACATATACTGCCGAAAGCTGGTTGCTCTGGGCAAATTTCCCGGAATTCGTAACGGATACCTTATCAGGAGTTACTGCTAACATACCCGAATCATTCAAAAAAGCAGGTTTCCCATTAAAAATCCGGTCAATCGCTCTCGTTACAGTATAATTCAGCTTTTGAAAAAAGCCTTTCAAACCAGGAAACAGGGTAGCATCCATTTGTCGTATCTGCCCTTTGACAAACTGTAAATCATCATACTCACCTTCTGTAAGATTTAGCTTTTTGTGTTGGTCAACGATTCGCTTCCATACCTGTAAGCGAAGCAGATTAAATTCCCGGTCTTGCAACAATTCCGGGCCAAATTTCTGGATGTACCCCGCTTGCTTCGCATCCCAGCGGTTCATCGCCACTTCTACCCTATTTGTCTCCATATGCCTAAATTCAGTTCACTGTTAGGAAATTCCCTTACCCATGCGCGGCGCGTTCAGCATCACCCGTGCATTATCCTTCCGTTTCATTTTAAGCAATGGCTGTTTTGCTGGCTGCGAAACATTATTCGTCAAGGCAGGTTCCGCCGTCTTGACGCTTTGGGCATTGGAGTCATAAGGAGTACTACTGATACGTCGTTTCTCCTGCTGTTTAGCTATTACTATTATCGCGGCATTTCTAACCTCCTTGAAAAGGAATGCAGCCACATTCCAGACAGCCCGGACAATATCTACAGACCAACGTTGCCACCAGGGGTATAATTGTTGTCTGGCAGCTCTTAAATGCGCTTTTAAAATCTTCAAGGATGCCTTCACATCTTTATCCTGCGTATTTTTAAATTGTTGGTAAAGATTACGAAGGTGTTTATGCTTCACCTTTAAAAAAGATCTTGATTGCGTGGTATTTGCCCCTAATGTCTTTTGGTACAACTGCTCTTTGGCCGCCCACCGTTGTAATGCTTCTTCAAGCGGATTCATTTTAACACCGGTATCCTTTTTCATTATGGCTCCATTTTATCAGGGAATAATGGTTTTGCTTTCAAGATGTCTTTCCCCTTGATCTTCAATTGAAGATGCCTATCGCCATTCTTCTCAAACAGGTCGATTGTCATAAACTTGGAATCAGCTATCGTAAACTGAGGGAAAGCTAAAATCCAAGTCTGCCCCGATCTATTGGAAACAACCTCACCGGGGGATAATAACTGATAAACAGGCGAAATTTCCTGTTCCAGTACAGAGGTACGCTTCGCTTTGGATTTATCCCGCTGGTATGTTTTGCTATAATCAATGATGTAAGGGATATTGGATCGATTGGCCAGTGTGAGATGGAAATAAAGGATGCCATTGTCTACATAAATCCCGCGAAGGTTGATTTTCATACCATTATTGCTTGCTTTGGCATGCCGCGCCATTTTCTTGAATAAGGAGATGGTATCCACATTTCTCCTAATGGTGTTTAAGGTTGGGGAAGCTGTGTCCGATTTAGGCAACAACCCTGTAATAGAGGGCCTTCCCGGTGCTTTTAAACGATATTCTAACGATGGCGCAACTTCGGTAAAGAACACTCTTAAAGAATAGATGGCACCGTCATCGGTAAAAACAGATAAGGTAGTCGGCTTAAAATTCTCCCGGTTGGCTTTGATTTTAATGACACGTTTGTTATTGCTGACAATTTTTGCCAGTATATCTGCCGATCCCCTGTCATAATCCTGAACGGGAGCATCAAATACCACTAAAACTGTCTCGTAAAAACTTACATATATGTTTTTCACTTCACCAGCAACCTGAGCGTGTACCCTGGAAAAGAAAAATCCAACAAACAATAAATTAAACAACATCACCTTTTTCATTTTCACATTATTATTAGTCATCAATAAATTTCAATCTCACACAGTTAGGATTTCTGCCTGCTTATTCTTCCTGCTTTCTTTTTAGGCGGTTCCGGCAAATGCCATCCTTTTATTTTTAACTCATGCCGCATAAAAGAATGCGCTTCCTTTAGCGAAGGAAAATGATTGGAGAAAGATTGCCGGGGATAATATTTCTCGCAGAGTGACCTAAGACGCAAATCGCCTGCTGTTAATAGGGCAAAAGGAGTTCCAGTAAAATACTTCACTTGAAGTTGTTTACTTATGGAATATCCTTC from Filimonas effusa includes the following:
- the traN gene encoding conjugative transposon protein TraN; the encoded protein is MKKVMLFNLLFVGFFFSRVHAQVAGEVKNIYVSFYETVLVVFDAPVQDYDRGSADILAKIVSNNKRVIKIKANRENFKPTTLSVFTDDGAIYSLRVFFTEVAPSLEYRLKAPGRPSITGLLPKSDTASPTLNTIRRNVDTISLFKKMARHAKASNNGMKINLRGIYVDNGILYFHLTLANRSNIPYIIDYSKTYQRDKSKAKRTSVLEQEISPVYQLLSPGEVVSNRSGQTWILAFPQFTIADSKFMTIDLFEKNGDRHLQLKIKGKDILKAKPLFPDKMEP